A part of Kitasatospora kifunensis genomic DNA contains:
- a CDS encoding LysR family transcriptional regulator has translation MDISSTGLRVLRQIAESGSFTAAATRLGYTQSAVSRQAASLERSAGTALFERRPDGVRLTPAGLTLLCHARTILDCLTAAERDLTGTVARTEPVRLGLFLSAGAAILPPALARLAATDPQITVTTTEGTTPTLIRALRAGSIDLAVLTSRPPHRPLDGESPRLHVETVVDTELVVAAPSTGEFAGRTAAHVDELVDAPWIATPASNSEPLLGVWPGLPGRPHIVHRARDWLTKLQLVAGGFGVTTVPSRLSPVLPPGVSLLHVEGAPPEIRRVLVARLPGRPTPAITAVTRAITSTA, from the coding sequence ATGGACATCTCCAGTACAGGCCTGCGGGTCCTGCGGCAGATCGCCGAGTCCGGCAGCTTCACCGCAGCAGCCACCCGGCTCGGTTACACCCAGTCGGCGGTCTCACGCCAGGCCGCTTCCCTCGAACGAAGCGCGGGCACCGCCCTGTTCGAACGCCGCCCCGACGGAGTGCGGCTCACCCCCGCGGGTCTGACCCTGCTGTGCCACGCCCGCACGATCCTGGACTGCCTGACCGCGGCCGAGCGCGACCTCACCGGCACCGTCGCGCGGACCGAACCGGTGCGGCTCGGGCTGTTCCTGAGCGCGGGCGCGGCCATCCTGCCCCCCGCGCTCGCCCGCCTCGCGGCAACCGACCCGCAGATCACGGTCACGACCACCGAGGGCACCACACCCACCCTGATCCGGGCACTGCGCGCGGGTTCGATCGACCTCGCCGTGCTGACCTCCCGCCCGCCCCACCGGCCCTTGGACGGCGAGTCGCCGCGCCTGCACGTCGAGACCGTTGTGGACACCGAACTGGTCGTGGCGGCGCCCTCAACCGGAGAGTTCGCCGGCCGCACCGCGGCGCACGTCGACGAACTGGTCGACGCTCCGTGGATCGCCACCCCGGCGTCGAACTCCGAGCCACTGCTCGGCGTCTGGCCAGGCCTGCCCGGACGGCCGCACATCGTCCACCGCGCGCGCGACTGGCTGACAAAGCTTCAGCTGGTCGCCGGCGGCTTCGGGGTGACAACGGTGCCCTCCCGGCTCTCGCCGGTGCTGCCGCCCGGGGTGAGCCTGCTGCACGTCGAGGGCGCACCTCCCGAGATCCGCCGGGTTCTCGTGGCGCGACTGCCCGGCCGCCCGACCCCGGCGATCACGGCCGTCACCCGAGCAATCACCTCGACCGCCTGA
- a CDS encoding alpha/beta hydrolase: MSDLPAGQAPVLDRAAQLLADRAAAGPDPRLLPVAEIRARLDRAQLGPVARPEAHVEDLTVPGGPTGPVRVRIVRPPVPAAGSLPVVLHLHGGGWVAGSATSHDRLLRELAVGAGAAVVFVDYDLAPEAPYPTALRQADAVARWITERGHTAGLDAARMAVVGDSAGGNLAAALTLMAKEHGAFSFVQQVLLYPPLSADCDTPSYRQFAHGYFQSADYLRWLWQQYVPDPTRRTEPTAAPLHARPHRLAGLPPALVITAEADVLRDEGEAYAAMLRAAGVPVTAVRYLGTVHAFVVLDALHDTPAARAATAQITAFLRDGFHPRQESS; this comes from the coding sequence ATGTCCGATCTCCCCGCCGGGCAGGCGCCGGTCCTCGACCGGGCCGCGCAGTTGCTCGCCGACCGGGCTGCGGCCGGACCCGACCCGCGCCTGCTGCCCGTAGCCGAGATCCGCGCGCGGCTGGACCGGGCGCAGTTGGGCCCGGTCGCACGGCCCGAGGCCCACGTCGAGGACCTGACCGTGCCGGGCGGCCCCACCGGCCCGGTACGGGTGCGCATCGTCCGTCCGCCCGTACCGGCGGCCGGGTCCCTGCCGGTGGTCCTGCACCTGCACGGCGGGGGCTGGGTCGCGGGCAGCGCCACCAGCCACGACCGGCTGCTGCGTGAACTCGCGGTGGGGGCCGGGGCGGCCGTGGTCTTCGTCGACTACGATCTGGCCCCGGAGGCGCCCTACCCCACCGCGCTACGGCAGGCCGACGCCGTCGCCCGCTGGATCACCGAGCGAGGGCACACAGCGGGGCTGGACGCGGCCCGGATGGCCGTGGTCGGCGACAGCGCCGGCGGGAACCTGGCCGCCGCCCTGACCCTGATGGCCAAGGAGCACGGCGCGTTCTCCTTCGTCCAGCAGGTGCTGCTCTACCCGCCCCTGTCAGCGGACTGCGACACCCCCTCCTACCGGCAGTTCGCGCACGGCTACTTCCAGAGCGCCGACTACCTGCGCTGGCTGTGGCAGCAGTACGTACCCGACCCGACCCGGCGCACAGAGCCGACCGCGGCCCCGCTGCACGCCCGGCCGCACCGACTCGCCGGACTGCCACCGGCACTGGTCATCACCGCCGAAGCCGACGTGCTGCGCGACGAGGGCGAGGCGTACGCCGCCATGCTGCGCGCCGCCGGCGTGCCCGTGACCGCCGTTCGCTACCTGGGCACCGTGCACGCCTTCGTCGTCCTGGACGCCCTGCACGACACCCCGGCCGCCCGAGCCGCCACCGCCCAGATCACCGCGTTCCTGCGGGACGGCTTCCACCCGCGACAGGAGTCCTCATGA
- a CDS encoding glycine betaine ABC transporter substrate-binding protein, translated as MTTHDAAPPLTVGNIALSFHRAAAAVTRRVLEAHGHRVTGIEARHEQLFQLQAAGQVDVLVSAWLPSSHDTYLADHRDQVRVLVPHYEPYCLWAVPPYVPLEAVGEVADLTRPEVAARMTRVIDGINPGAGISRFSARMVTEYGLDQAGYSFTPGTEAGFIARVEQGIANQEWFVIPLWRPQYLNRLHGLRAIAEPKGLLGTVDAASPVIRRDALERVHPDALARLDALHLGNDGIEELDTLINADGLTPLQAADRYLAVHPELLLP; from the coding sequence ATGACCACCCACGATGCCGCGCCCCCGCTGACCGTGGGCAACATCGCCCTCTCCTTCCACCGTGCTGCGGCGGCCGTCACCCGCCGCGTCCTGGAGGCCCACGGCCACCGGGTCACCGGCATCGAGGCACGCCACGAACAGCTCTTCCAACTGCAGGCGGCCGGTCAGGTGGACGTGCTCGTCTCCGCCTGGCTGCCCTCCAGCCACGACACCTACCTCGCCGATCACCGCGATCAGGTGCGGGTGCTGGTACCGCACTACGAGCCGTACTGCCTCTGGGCGGTGCCGCCGTACGTCCCCCTCGAAGCCGTCGGCGAGGTCGCCGACCTCACCCGCCCCGAGGTCGCCGCGCGGATGACCCGTGTGATCGACGGCATCAATCCTGGCGCGGGCATCAGCCGCTTCTCCGCGCGGATGGTGACCGAGTACGGCCTCGACCAAGCCGGGTACAGCTTCACCCCTGGTACCGAGGCGGGCTTCATCGCCCGCGTCGAGCAGGGGATCGCCAACCAGGAGTGGTTCGTCATCCCGCTCTGGCGCCCGCAGTACCTCAACCGCCTGCACGGCCTGCGCGCGATCGCCGAGCCCAAGGGGCTGCTGGGCACCGTCGACGCGGCCAGCCCCGTGATCCGCCGCGACGCGCTGGAGCGCGTCCACCCCGACGCGCTGGCCCGCCTCGATGCACTGCATCTCGGCAACGATGGCATCGAGGAACTCGACACCCTGATCAACGCCGACGGTCTCACCCCGCTGCAGGCCGCGGACCGTTACCTCGCCGTCCATCCGGAACTGCTCCTGCCCTGA
- a CDS encoding YciI family protein, with the protein MSEQPKTTVLATFAAAPHATDEDFAKIIDAELARAKELVDAGVIVHGYHRSDLVGAALIVDAETVEAAREILATLPAVAAGLVETESIMPIIPLQLPQS; encoded by the coding sequence ATGTCCGAGCAGCCCAAGACCACCGTGCTCGCCACCTTCGCCGCCGCGCCGCACGCCACCGACGAGGACTTCGCGAAGATCATCGACGCCGAGCTGGCCCGCGCCAAGGAACTCGTCGACGCGGGCGTGATCGTGCACGGCTATCACCGCAGCGACCTGGTGGGCGCCGCGCTGATCGTGGACGCCGAGACGGTCGAGGCCGCCCGCGAGATCCTCGCGACGCTGCCCGCGGTCGCGGCCGGCCTGGTCGAGACCGAGTCGATCATGCCGATCATCCCCCTGCAGCTGCCGCAGAGCTGA
- a CDS encoding alcohol dehydrogenase catalytic domain-containing protein, which yields MQAAVLTRFGAPLTVREVPDPEAGGGEVVVEVLATCVAPYAAEVFSGERNYPLVPPVVPGIGGVGRIVHAGPDATRLRPGDLVWCDCTVRSRDDALTPDITLQGWSSRGEGGARLARYLHDGSFAELMRVPTENVFPLPAAAGDDPARWAALGVHVIPYGGLLAGGLAAGETLLVSGATGNLGSSAVAVALAMGAGRVVAPGRNRAALDLLADRFGPRVRPVPLTGDEAGDRAAMSAAGEGPIDMVIDLLPPSAPSSVARTAAMTVREYGRVVLMGGVGMLGGDDLALPYPWLMRNSITVRGQWMYPRTANVGIIRLLASGALDLAPERVRSFGLSAVNDAVAYAASHGGPFERTALTPPAR from the coding sequence GTGCAAGCAGCGGTTCTGACGCGGTTCGGTGCCCCGCTCACGGTGCGGGAGGTGCCCGACCCCGAGGCCGGCGGCGGCGAGGTGGTGGTCGAGGTGCTCGCCACCTGTGTGGCCCCGTACGCGGCCGAGGTCTTCAGCGGCGAGCGGAACTACCCGCTGGTCCCTCCCGTCGTGCCCGGGATCGGCGGCGTGGGACGCATCGTCCACGCGGGCCCGGACGCCACCCGGCTGCGCCCCGGCGATCTGGTGTGGTGCGACTGCACGGTGCGCTCGCGGGACGACGCCCTGACGCCCGACATCACGCTCCAGGGCTGGAGTTCGCGCGGCGAGGGCGGTGCGCGGCTCGCCCGGTACCTGCATGACGGATCGTTCGCCGAGCTCATGCGGGTCCCGACGGAGAACGTCTTCCCGCTGCCCGCGGCGGCGGGGGACGACCCGGCCCGCTGGGCCGCGCTCGGCGTGCACGTCATCCCTTACGGCGGGCTGCTGGCCGGCGGGCTCGCGGCCGGTGAGACGCTGCTCGTCAGCGGGGCCACCGGCAATCTCGGCAGCAGTGCGGTCGCGGTCGCACTCGCCATGGGGGCGGGCCGCGTGGTCGCCCCGGGCCGCAACCGGGCCGCCCTCGACCTCCTCGCCGACCGGTTCGGTCCGCGTGTGCGCCCGGTCCCGCTCACCGGGGACGAGGCCGGCGACCGCGCGGCGATGTCCGCGGCGGGCGAGGGCCCGATCGACATGGTGATCGACCTGCTGCCGCCGAGCGCACCCAGCTCGGTGGCGCGCACGGCGGCCATGACCGTGCGCGAGTACGGCCGCGTGGTCCTGATGGGCGGCGTCGGCATGCTCGGTGGCGACGACCTCGCACTCCCCTACCCATGGCTCATGCGCAACTCGATCACCGTGCGCGGCCAGTGGATGTACCCGCGGACGGCGAACGTCGGCATCATCCGGCTCCTCGCCTCGGGCGCCCTGGACCTCGCTCCCGAACGGGTCCGGTCGTTCGGCCTCAGTGCCGTCAACGACGCCGTCGCGTACGCCGCCTCACATGGTGGCCCGTTCGAGCGCACCGCCCTCACCCCACCGGCTCGCTGA
- a CDS encoding threonine/serine exporter family protein, producing the protein MLSAPPHSRPSAGSSPGSGSPSPADPRRRLLLELGAALLSGGVPVHDVEEELSGLGRALGAPQVRVAALTTGLFIALDPDEGCAFEPVGAGLRFEQTAEVLEVVHRVRVGEFDGPRALDALAEIRRAPARWPAWAADLGVLPVGVGICLYLQPVAANVLAAGLGSLIVAGLTMLARRVPLLRPLLPVTAGFLVALLVLLAARASLLDGPLRTIVATLAILLPGSLLVTGLSEIAAGAASAGAARLVSGTVQLALFLTGVVAATAATGTPTSVLADVPVPAASWWVSSLGVALAVLGIVINVYVPPRAIAWIGAVVAVTAAVQITVGTSDGPAVGGLAGAVTAAAAATVAHWLPGGPAWRVAYLPAFWIVVPGSFGLLHTAQIEVGNATHSLVTAASAVFGVSIGTLIGSVISRIPRPAVTLRRSQRLP; encoded by the coding sequence ATGCTCAGCGCACCACCGCACTCCCGCCCCTCTGCCGGCTCTTCCCCCGGATCCGGTTCACCCTCGCCCGCCGATCCGCGCCGCCGCCTGTTGCTCGAACTGGGCGCGGCGCTGCTCAGCGGCGGCGTGCCCGTGCACGACGTCGAGGAGGAACTGTCCGGCCTGGGGCGAGCGCTGGGGGCGCCGCAGGTCCGCGTCGCGGCCCTCACCACCGGGCTGTTCATCGCACTGGACCCGGACGAGGGGTGCGCGTTCGAGCCGGTCGGCGCCGGGTTGCGATTCGAGCAGACGGCCGAGGTCCTGGAGGTCGTGCACCGGGTGCGCGTCGGCGAGTTCGACGGCCCTCGCGCGCTGGATGCCCTGGCGGAGATCCGCCGGGCGCCCGCCCGCTGGCCGGCCTGGGCAGCGGACCTGGGGGTACTGCCGGTCGGGGTGGGGATCTGTCTGTACCTCCAGCCGGTGGCGGCGAACGTCCTGGCCGCCGGGCTCGGCTCGCTCATCGTGGCAGGGCTGACCATGCTGGCGCGCAGAGTGCCGTTGCTCCGCCCGCTGTTGCCGGTCACCGCCGGATTCCTGGTGGCGCTACTGGTGCTGCTGGCCGCCCGGGCCTCGTTGCTCGACGGTCCGCTGCGCACGATCGTGGCGACGCTGGCGATCCTGCTGCCCGGCAGCCTCCTGGTCACCGGGCTGTCCGAGATAGCCGCAGGTGCCGCCAGCGCCGGAGCGGCCAGGCTGGTGTCCGGGACGGTTCAGCTCGCGCTCTTCCTCACCGGGGTGGTGGCGGCCACCGCCGCGACCGGCACGCCGACATCCGTCCTCGCCGACGTTCCGGTTCCGGCGGCGAGTTGGTGGGTGAGCTCCCTGGGGGTCGCGTTGGCCGTCCTGGGGATCGTGATCAACGTGTACGTGCCACCGCGCGCGATCGCCTGGATCGGTGCCGTGGTCGCGGTGACCGCCGCCGTGCAGATCACTGTCGGCACCTCGGACGGCCCGGCCGTCGGCGGCCTCGCCGGCGCTGTCACGGCCGCCGCGGCGGCCACCGTCGCGCACTGGCTGCCGGGCGGTCCGGCCTGGCGGGTGGCCTACCTGCCCGCGTTCTGGATCGTGGTTCCCGGCTCCTTCGGCCTGCTCCACACCGCGCAGATCGAGGTGGGCAACGCCACGCACTCCCTGGTCACGGCCGCTTCCGCCGTCTTCGGCGTCTCGATCGGCACCCTGATCGGATCGGTGATCAGCCGGATCCCGCGCCCGGCCGTCACCCTGAGGAGGTCTCAACGGCTGCCCTGA
- a CDS encoding LysR family transcriptional regulator — MATLRQLEYLVTIVDEGSFTRAAEQLRITQPGLSHQFQALEREVGGPLLERLPRAVRLTPAGRAMLPHARAALADAERATTAARRAAGVATGELHLATLYSISFGVLPTALGIWRGRYPGVRVRLFEHRRADDLTAAMAAGQADIALGPPPTDWDGPTRYIGTEEFLVVTHTNDPIATSAQASRVRLSDLADREWVHFTPDSGLADILDQACAGAGFHPKTAVRTEQAPAAANYASAGLGPTLVPANTIPPHFAGALLRPDPPVHRQLTAYTRTGPDPIAAAFLEILTDQALLMPAHVRRRLHLPDRATQPRR; from the coding sequence ATGGCAACGCTCAGACAGCTCGAATACCTCGTGACCATCGTCGACGAGGGCTCCTTCACCCGCGCGGCCGAACAACTGCGCATCACCCAGCCCGGCCTGTCCCACCAGTTCCAGGCCCTGGAACGAGAGGTCGGCGGTCCCCTGCTGGAGCGCCTGCCACGCGCGGTTCGACTCACCCCGGCCGGGCGCGCCATGCTCCCGCACGCCCGCGCCGCCCTCGCCGACGCCGAGCGCGCCACCACCGCCGCCCGCCGGGCCGCCGGCGTCGCCACCGGCGAACTCCACCTCGCCACGCTCTACTCGATCAGCTTCGGCGTACTCCCCACCGCGCTGGGGATCTGGCGCGGCCGATACCCGGGCGTGCGGGTCCGGCTCTTCGAACACCGCCGCGCCGACGACCTGACCGCAGCCATGGCCGCCGGCCAGGCCGACATCGCGCTGGGCCCACCACCCACCGACTGGGACGGCCCCACCCGATACATCGGCACCGAGGAGTTCCTGGTCGTCACCCACACCAACGACCCCATCGCCACATCCGCCCAAGCGTCCCGGGTACGCCTGAGCGACCTCGCGGACCGCGAATGGGTGCACTTCACCCCCGACAGCGGACTCGCCGACATCCTCGACCAGGCATGCGCCGGCGCCGGATTCCATCCCAAGACCGCAGTACGCACCGAACAAGCCCCCGCAGCGGCCAACTACGCGTCAGCCGGCCTCGGCCCCACCCTCGTCCCCGCCAACACCATCCCCCCGCACTTCGCCGGCGCGCTACTGCGCCCCGACCCCCCGGTCCACCGCCAACTCACCGCCTACACCCGCACCGGCCCCGACCCCATCGCCGCCGCCTTCCTGGAGATCCTCACCGACCAGGCGCTCCTCATGCCCGCCCACGTCCGCAGACGGCTGCACCTGCCCGACCGCGCGACCCAACCCCGCCGATAG
- a CDS encoding zinc-binding alcohol dehydrogenase family protein — MSTNQPTTMRAVGYRKSLPIDAPQSLVDLELPVPQPGPRDLLVQVEAIAVNPVDYKVRQNADPAGEPKVLGWDAAGTVVAVGDQVELFAVGDQVYYAGALDRPGANSRFHAVDERLVGRKPATLSFAEAAALPLTSLTAWEGLFDRMGLRNGAFEQTGTLLVTAAAGGVGSIVAQLARALTGLTVIGTASRPQTVAFARQMGAEHVVDHRQPLAEQLAAVAPGGVDYIFSTAGTDQNLAAYATALNPFGQIVAIDDFDSLDIGALKAKSASFHWEFMYTRSMFQTPDQVMQHHILTRIARLVDAGILTTTATQDLGPINARNLREAHRIQESGTAIGKTTLTGF, encoded by the coding sequence ATGAGCACGAACCAGCCCACGACCATGCGCGCCGTCGGGTACCGCAAGAGCCTGCCGATCGACGCCCCGCAGAGCCTGGTCGACCTCGAACTGCCCGTCCCCCAGCCCGGCCCGCGCGACCTGCTCGTCCAGGTGGAGGCGATCGCGGTCAACCCGGTCGACTACAAGGTACGCCAGAACGCCGACCCGGCCGGCGAGCCCAAGGTGCTCGGCTGGGACGCGGCGGGCACCGTGGTCGCGGTCGGCGACCAGGTCGAACTCTTCGCGGTCGGCGACCAGGTCTACTACGCGGGCGCGTTGGACCGGCCCGGCGCGAACTCCCGCTTCCACGCCGTCGACGAACGGCTGGTCGGCCGCAAGCCGGCCACCCTCTCCTTCGCCGAGGCCGCCGCGCTGCCGCTCACCTCCCTCACCGCCTGGGAGGGCCTCTTCGACCGGATGGGCCTGCGCAACGGCGCCTTCGAGCAGACCGGCACGCTGCTGGTGACCGCAGCCGCGGGTGGCGTCGGCTCCATCGTGGCCCAACTGGCGCGGGCGCTGACCGGGTTGACCGTGATCGGCACCGCCTCCCGCCCGCAGACCGTCGCCTTCGCCCGGCAGATGGGCGCCGAGCACGTGGTCGACCACCGGCAGCCGCTCGCCGAGCAGTTGGCCGCCGTGGCACCGGGCGGCGTGGACTACATCTTCAGCACGGCCGGAACCGACCAGAACCTCGCGGCCTACGCCACCGCGCTCAACCCCTTCGGCCAGATCGTCGCCATCGACGACTTCGACTCCCTCGACATCGGCGCACTCAAGGCCAAGAGCGCCTCCTTCCACTGGGAGTTCATGTACACCCGCTCCATGTTCCAGACCCCGGACCAGGTGATGCAGCACCACATCCTCACCCGGATCGCGCGCCTCGTGGACGCCGGCATCCTCACCACCACCGCCACCCAGGACCTCGGCCCGATCAACGCCAGGAACCTCCGCGAGGCCCACCGCATCCAGGAGTCCGGCACGGCTATCGGCAAGACCACCCTCACCGGCTTCTGA